One Kitasatospora sp. MAP12-44 DNA segment encodes these proteins:
- the ileS gene encoding isoleucine--tRNA ligase → MNSYNAVPAQVDLPALEYQILSFWDDQKVFQRSLEQSEGRPEWVFYEGPPTANGMPGAHHIEARVFKDVFPRYRTMKGYHVARKAGWDCHGLPVELAVEKELGFSGKPEIENYGIAEFNAKCRESVTRHTDAFTELTQRMGYWVDLDQAYRTMDPSYIQSVWWSLKQIFDKGLLVQDHRVAPWCPRCGTGLSDHELAQGYETVVDPSVFVRFPLTSGPLAGEAALLVWTTTPWTLVSNTAAAVHPDVTYVVATDGTERLVVAEALVGKALGEGWETTGQSFTGAEMERWAYRRPFDLVAIEDAHFVLNADYVTTEDGTGIVHQAPAFGADDLATCRKYGLPVVNPVEADGTFSPEVPLVGGVFFKKADEQLVADLQARGLLFRHVPYEHSYPHCWRCHTALLYYAQPSWYLRTTQVKDAMIRENEATNWFPENVKHGRFGDWLNNNIDWALSRNRYWGTPLPIWRCDEGHLTCVGSLAELTELTGTDQSGLDPHRPYIDAVTFDCPSCSNTAVRVPEVIDAWYDAGSMPFAQYGYPYQNKELFESRYPAQFISEAIDQTRGWFYTLMAVGTLVFDKSSYENVVCLGHILAEDGRKMSKHLGNILQPIPLMDQHGADAVRWFMAAGGSPWSARRVGHGTIQEVVRKTLLTYWNTVAFQALYARTAGWAPSAADPAPADRPQLDRWVLSELNTLVRETDAALEAYDTQRAGKLLSGFVDDLSNWYVRRGRRRFWQGDAAALATLHEALETVTRLMAPLTPFITERVWQDLVVAVDPQAPLSVHLSSWPVADETLIDTDLSRHMALVRRLVELGRATRAESGVKTRQPLSRALVAAQGWEELPADLRAQIAEELNVTALESLAAVGGSLVDTTAKANFRALGKRYGKGVQDVAKAVAAADAAVLAAELRATGATSVELNGETIALSPDEVVITETPREGWAVANEAGATVALDLHITPELKRLGIARDAIRQIQEARKNSGLDVSDRIVLRWQAADEETAAAVTEHGTLVADEVLALDFAAGTADWESETFEDEGLGLTFQLRKA, encoded by the coding sequence ATGAACAGCTACAACGCCGTACCGGCCCAGGTAGACCTGCCGGCCCTCGAGTACCAGATCCTCAGCTTCTGGGACGACCAGAAGGTCTTCCAGCGCAGCCTCGAGCAGTCCGAGGGCCGCCCCGAGTGGGTCTTCTACGAGGGCCCGCCGACCGCCAACGGCATGCCCGGAGCCCACCACATCGAAGCCCGCGTCTTCAAGGACGTCTTCCCGCGCTACCGGACCATGAAGGGCTACCACGTCGCCCGCAAGGCCGGCTGGGACTGCCACGGCCTGCCGGTCGAGCTGGCCGTCGAGAAGGAGCTGGGCTTCTCCGGCAAGCCGGAGATCGAGAACTACGGCATCGCCGAGTTCAACGCCAAGTGCCGCGAGTCGGTCACCCGGCACACCGACGCCTTCACCGAGCTCACCCAGCGGATGGGCTACTGGGTCGACCTCGACCAGGCCTACCGGACCATGGACCCGTCCTACATCCAGTCGGTCTGGTGGTCGCTCAAGCAGATCTTCGACAAGGGCCTGCTGGTCCAGGACCACCGGGTCGCCCCCTGGTGCCCGCGCTGCGGCACCGGCCTCTCGGACCACGAGCTGGCCCAGGGCTACGAAACCGTCGTCGACCCCTCGGTCTTCGTCCGCTTCCCGCTGACCAGCGGCCCGCTGGCCGGCGAGGCCGCGCTGCTGGTCTGGACGACCACCCCGTGGACCCTGGTCTCCAACACCGCCGCCGCCGTCCACCCGGACGTCACCTACGTGGTCGCCACCGACGGCACCGAGCGCCTGGTGGTCGCCGAGGCGCTGGTCGGCAAGGCGCTGGGCGAGGGCTGGGAGACCACCGGCCAGTCCTTCACCGGGGCCGAGATGGAGCGCTGGGCCTACCGGCGCCCGTTCGACCTGGTCGCCATCGAGGACGCGCACTTCGTCCTGAACGCCGACTACGTCACCACCGAGGACGGCACCGGCATCGTCCACCAGGCCCCCGCCTTCGGCGCCGACGACCTCGCCACCTGCCGCAAGTACGGCCTGCCGGTGGTCAACCCGGTCGAGGCCGACGGCACCTTCTCCCCCGAGGTCCCGCTGGTCGGCGGCGTCTTCTTCAAGAAGGCCGACGAGCAGCTGGTGGCCGACCTGCAGGCCCGCGGCCTGCTCTTCCGGCACGTCCCGTACGAGCACAGCTACCCGCACTGCTGGCGCTGCCACACCGCGCTGCTCTACTACGCGCAGCCGTCCTGGTACCTGCGGACCACCCAGGTCAAGGACGCGATGATCCGGGAGAACGAGGCCACCAACTGGTTCCCCGAGAACGTCAAGCACGGCCGCTTCGGCGACTGGCTGAACAACAACATCGACTGGGCGCTCTCCCGTAACCGCTACTGGGGCACCCCGCTGCCGATCTGGCGCTGCGACGAGGGCCACCTCACCTGCGTCGGCTCGCTGGCCGAGCTGACCGAGCTGACCGGCACCGACCAGAGCGGCCTCGACCCGCACCGCCCGTACATCGACGCCGTCACCTTCGACTGCCCGAGCTGCTCGAACACCGCCGTCCGGGTCCCCGAGGTGATCGACGCCTGGTACGACGCCGGCTCGATGCCGTTCGCGCAGTACGGCTACCCGTACCAGAACAAGGAGCTGTTCGAGAGCCGCTACCCGGCCCAGTTCATCTCCGAGGCGATCGACCAGACCCGCGGCTGGTTCTACACGCTGATGGCCGTCGGCACCCTGGTCTTCGACAAGTCCTCCTACGAGAACGTCGTCTGCCTGGGCCACATCCTGGCCGAGGACGGCCGCAAGATGTCCAAGCACCTGGGCAACATCCTGCAGCCCATCCCGCTGATGGACCAGCACGGCGCCGACGCGGTGCGCTGGTTCATGGCGGCCGGCGGCTCGCCCTGGTCGGCCCGCCGGGTCGGCCACGGCACGATCCAGGAGGTGGTGCGCAAGACGCTGCTCACCTACTGGAACACCGTCGCCTTCCAGGCCCTGTACGCCCGCACGGCCGGCTGGGCGCCGTCCGCCGCCGACCCCGCGCCGGCCGACCGGCCGCAGCTGGACCGCTGGGTGCTCTCCGAGCTGAACACCCTGGTCCGCGAGACGGACGCGGCGCTGGAGGCCTACGACACCCAGCGGGCCGGCAAGCTGCTCTCCGGCTTCGTCGACGACCTCTCCAACTGGTACGTCCGGCGCGGACGCCGGCGCTTCTGGCAGGGCGACGCGGCCGCGCTGGCCACCCTGCACGAGGCGCTGGAGACGGTGACCCGGCTGATGGCCCCGCTCACCCCGTTCATCACCGAGCGGGTCTGGCAGGACCTGGTCGTCGCGGTGGACCCGCAGGCGCCGCTCTCCGTCCACCTGTCCTCCTGGCCGGTCGCGGACGAGACGCTGATCGACACCGACCTCTCCCGGCACATGGCGCTGGTGCGCCGACTGGTCGAGCTCGGCCGGGCCACCCGCGCCGAGTCCGGCGTGAAGACCCGTCAGCCGCTGTCCCGCGCGCTGGTCGCGGCCCAGGGCTGGGAGGAGCTGCCCGCCGACCTGCGCGCGCAGATCGCCGAGGAGCTCAACGTCACCGCGCTGGAGTCGCTGGCGGCCGTCGGCGGCTCGCTGGTGGACACCACCGCCAAGGCGAACTTCCGCGCGCTGGGCAAGCGCTACGGCAAGGGCGTGCAGGACGTCGCCAAGGCCGTCGCGGCGGCCGACGCGGCCGTGCTGGCCGCCGAGCTGCGCGCCACCGGCGCCACCTCGGTGGAGCTGAACGGCGAGACCATCGCGCTCTCCCCCGACGAGGTCGTGATCACCGAGACCCCGCGCGAGGGCTGGGCGGTGGCCAACGAGGCCGGCGCCACCGTCGCGCTGGACCTGCACATCACCCCGGAGCTCAAGCGCCTGGGCATCGCCCGCGACGCGATCCGGCAGATCCAGGAGGCCCGCAAGAACTCCGGCCTGGACGTCTCGGACCGGATCGTGCTGCGCTGGCAGGCCGCCGACGAGGAGACCGCCGCCGCGGTCACCGAGCACGGCACGCTGGTCGCCGACGAGGTGCTCGCGCTGGACTTCGCCGCCGGCACCGCCGACTGGGAGTCCGAGACCTTCGAGGACGAGGGCCTGGGCCTGACCTTCCAGCTGCGCAAGGCGTAG